Proteins encoded by one window of Polyangiaceae bacterium:
- a CDS encoding response regulator, with product MTEAATRILVVDDEPGARLTLAANLELEGYDVVTAEDASQALDALLSGDFALVITDFQMPGMDGLDMLRAIRRAKPEQMVVMATGFANESRVESAIGEGAFAIVSKPFPMEQLLGVVEHACRGPVVVVVDDPAEAAVLAGDLKQHFVAAVACSNVACALELRDADVFVTATTLVNRAFLDELNRRSANGEKVTLVFITDEGHQRVPKAAIPGFIIRRPPKVPWLLKTIADSRGIN from the coding sequence ATGACCGAAGCAGCAACACGCATCCTGGTGGTGGACGACGAACCTGGCGCGAGACTCACACTCGCCGCGAACCTCGAGCTGGAAGGCTACGACGTGGTCACGGCTGAGGACGCGAGTCAGGCGCTCGACGCGCTGCTTTCCGGGGACTTCGCCCTCGTGATCACCGACTTTCAGATGCCGGGCATGGATGGCCTGGACATGTTGCGCGCCATTCGCCGAGCAAAGCCCGAGCAGATGGTCGTCATGGCAACCGGGTTCGCCAACGAGTCGCGTGTCGAATCCGCGATCGGCGAAGGTGCGTTTGCCATCGTCAGCAAGCCTTTCCCCATGGAACAGCTCCTTGGCGTGGTGGAGCACGCCTGCCGCGGTCCGGTAGTCGTCGTTGTCGACGATCCCGCTGAAGCGGCCGTCCTGGCAGGTGACCTCAAACAGCACTTCGTCGCAGCCGTGGCTTGTAGCAACGTCGCCTGTGCGCTGGAGCTGCGCGACGCAGACGTCTTCGTAACGGCCACTACGCTGGTGAACCGCGCGTTCCTGGATGAGCTCAACCGACGCTCAGCGAACGGTGAAAAAGTAACGCTGGTCTTCATCACCGACGAAGGCCATCAGCGAGTGCCCAAGGCAGCCATCCCCGGCTT
- a CDS encoding response regulator, protein MDRPRVLIVEDEASVRMTLEALLCDAYSVTSVGTAASARWNLAQQDFDVLITDYSLPDGTGAQLIASMEQTAPELIAIVVTGYPDAPDVRALRRNSGMVLGKPYDPEVLLAYVRNAAQFARLRRARKRLQGAVNG, encoded by the coding sequence ATGGATAGGCCCCGGGTTCTGATCGTCGAAGACGAGGCAAGCGTCCGAATGACGCTGGAGGCGCTGCTGTGCGACGCCTACAGCGTCACGTCGGTGGGCACGGCCGCGTCAGCGCGGTGGAATCTAGCTCAGCAGGACTTCGACGTCCTAATCACGGACTACAGCCTGCCTGACGGGACGGGCGCGCAGCTGATCGCCAGCATGGAACAAACGGCGCCCGAGCTGATCGCAATCGTCGTCACCGGCTACCCGGACGCCCCGGACGTCCGAGCACTGCGCAGGAACTCGGGGATGGTGCTCGGCAAACCCTACGACCCCGAGGTGCTGCTCGCATATGTGCGCAACGCGGCGCAGTTTGCGCGTCTACGCCGCGCGCGCAAGCGGCTACAAGGCGCGGTCAATGGCTAG